The Treponema succinifaciens DSM 2489 region GCGGCTCCTGGAACTTCCTTCTTGCCCAGGGCGGAAAAGGCAGCTTTGATTACGACGGCGGAAACATCGTCATAACCTCAGATGCGGCTGGAAGCGTTGACTATTCTGTTCAGCTCGTGCAGGCAGGTCTTCCGATGCTAAAGGGCGCGGAATACAGGCTTTCGTTCGACGCATCCGCGGAAAAGGAGCGAACGATTATAACCGCAGTTACAGCTCCGGAAGCGGGATGGATACGCTATCTCAAGGACACAAAGATAAAAGTGGGACCGCAGAAAAAGCATTTTGACTTCACATTCAAGATGAACGATGCCGACGATCCTGCGGGACGGCTTGAGTTCAACCTGGGAAACCAGAATTCCACCGCGGCGGTAAGAATTTCCGGTGTGCGTCTTGAGATGGTCAGCGCGCCTCAAAATTCATCAGGAAAAAAATCGGTGCTTCCCGACGGAAACCTTGTGCACAACGGAGAATTCCAGGAAGGAGAAAACCGGCTTGCGGAATGGAGTGTTTCCGCCAAAAACGGCGCGAAATTCCAGGTCACGAACACGGACAACATCCGCAAATTCCGCGCAGAAAATCCCAAGGACGCTGAAATCCGGCTTGTTCAGGAAGGAATTCCGCTTGTCCCGGGAACTGAATATCTTCTGAGCTTTGACTCATCCTCAGCTTCTTCCGGAAAAATAAAGGCTGAAATTTCGGGAAAAAGTTTTGAGGCTTCCCTTTCTTCCGGCGAGAAGAAGTTCAAGTTCGTGTTCACGGCGGAAAAGGAAAAATCATCCGCGCTCTCATTCAGCTTTGACACAGACGGAACGGTTCTTCTTGACAACGTGCGCATTCAGGAGAACGCAATGCTCGTGAACGGAAACTTCTCCTCCGGGCTTACAGGCTACGAGGTCTACCTGAACGAGTCGGCTTCCGCTGATTACGCCGTCGATTCACTTTCCGAGGACAACGCGTTCTGCATGAACATCTCCGACACAGGAAATCTTGACTGGATGATTCAGCTAAAGCAGAACGGAATAACATTGGAAAAAGGAAAAAAATACAGAATTGAGTTTGATGCGAAGTCAACAATTGACCGCACCATAATGTTCGCCCTCCAGCGCGACGGCTCTTCGGACAACAACTGGATTCCGTATTCTGGAACACAGAAAATAGACGTCTCAAAGGAATTCAAAAGATACTCATGCGAATTCACGATGAACGAGCAGACCGACAGGGCTGTAATCCTGAGCGTTTCGATGGGAGCCGTGAACGACAAGCAGATCACCAGAAAGCACACAGTTACAGTAGACAACATCGTGCTCGAGGAAAAGGGAAACTGATTTTTCTCTTCTAAAAAAAACTCTCCTGCGCCGTATTTCAGCAAGATTCTGTCTGAGGTTCAGGGGAGTTTTTTCATTCAGCTCAATAGAAACTTACCCGAAAATCTGTCCCGGCAGACTGAGCCGCTCTTTTATCGGAAAATGCCTATCGAACTCTTCAGCTTCATTTGCATCAATAAAATATCCGTCCGGTTCCTTGAAACTTCCACCACCGCAATTTTTCACTTCGTCCAGAAAACTCGGAACAAGTTCTTTTATCAGAAAATAATCCGCATCCGGGTCAGCATAGTAGCGAACTCCTTTTGTTTTTGCCACAACAAATCCGTTTTTTCCGTAAAAGTCGATATTGCCGGTGATTGCAAGCGCGCCGCAGTCCATTTTCTTTGCCTTTTCCATTGCGTACCTAAGAAGAACTGTTCCGTATCCCTTGTGCTTAAACTCCAGCGCAATGCTGATTGGCCCGAACGTCATGATTGGAAGTGTTTTACTGTTGTTAAGTTTTATTTCCGCCCTTACGAACATAACGTGTCCAACAAGAATTCCTTCCTCTTCCATTATAATATCAAGTTCCGGAACAAATTCGCTTCTTGTGCGGAAATTATGCAAAATAAAATGCTCGTCGCAACCTGGTTTGTAAACATTCCAGAATGCCTCGCGCGTAAGGTTTTCAACCGCCCTGTAGTCCGCAGGAGTCTCGTTCCTGAACGTGATTTTTTTCATGTCTACTTTTTTTTCCATTTTTCCTCCAAAGTTTTTTCATTGCCCGCCAGATAAATTATTTTGTCTGATTTTTCAGGCTAAAATTCATCCGGCAGATTCCGAATCTAAGTTCGAAATGGCTTACCTGTTTGTCATTCTGAATCGGAATGACATTTTTATTTAATTTAATAATAAGCAAAGCCGCACCAGTTTCCTACCTCAAAGACCTTTCAGAAAAGAGAATGAGAAAATCTGCAAACAAAAAAAGCCCTGCAAAACGCAGAGCTTTCGTCAGTCAACACTCGCTAAATCAGTATTGAACTTTCGCTTTCCAGATGTCTGTTTTATTGTTTGCCGCCGAGATAAAGAAAATTGTATTGTCCGCACCCCAGACTGGAGTATATGCATCAACAGCACCGCTTGTAAGCTGAGTTTTGTTCATGCCGTCAGATGAAATAAGATACAAATGAATATTTGTTCGACTATTTGCAATAGAAATTATCCTTTTTGAAAGGCTTGAAATCATGGAACCTTTTGTATTTACAGGAGTCAATTGTGAAAACAAGATATATTTTCCGTCTTTTGAATATGAAGGTTTATAGCAAGGAAAATCAACATCCTTGTAAATTTCTGTAGCCTGATTCAAGTCGAGATCCATTTCAAAAATTCCACCGTCACGAATAAAGACAAATTTATTTTCTCTAGGATGCCATGAAGGACTGTAGCCTTCGCAAATTAAAGTTATTTCAGTGCCGTCATAATTCAATGTAACTATTTGATTCTTTCCATTTATTTTTGTCTGACATAAAATAATATTGTCCTTTATATCAGGTCTTATATCTTCACTTCCAATCGGCGTTCTTGTAATGTAAGTTTTCCTTCCGCCTTCGATGTTCGCGCGGACTAGCTTGAACTGGTTGTTTTCAAGCGAGGCAAATACAAATTCCTTTCCGTTTTTATTCCATGCAGGCCAATATGAGAATGTCAGACCAAGCGGAGTCTTTGAAGGACGACTAATATCACGGAGCAAATACATTTGAGAACTGTAATAATAAATGTCATCTGATACCTTCATGTTTGTTATATAGCTATTAACACTTTTGTCAATCTCAACATAAAGTAACTGATTTCCATCCGGAGAAACCGCTATATCTGTCTTTGCAGTGCCATCATCTGTAACCTTTGAAACATTCTGCAAAACGCTTTTGTCGTACGAAACCTGAACTTCATCAGTGGTAACGCAAGAAAAAACTGTAACCGAAAACGCAATCACAGAAGCCAAAAAAATAAATTTTTTCATAAAAACCTCTTTTACATTAAGTCAAATATTACAATACAAAAGTATTTCTTTAAAGTCAATTAAAAATTATACAATGGTCAAAAATAAGTAGACAGGTTTTTTATGCTGAATGAACAAATCCGTGAGCTCCGTAACATCCGTGGAATCAGTCAGATTCAACTGGCAAACAAACTCGGAGTTACAAAGCAAAGTGTTTCAAACTGGGAAAATGACAATATTCTTCCTTCTATAGAAATGCTTGTGAAAATTGCGAATTTTTTTGAAGTTTCAACCGATTATCTTTTGGGTCTTGATAAAAAACGAACTTTGGATGTTGAAAATTTGACGGAGATTCAGATTTCGCATATTCAGCTTATTGTTGACGATTTAAGAAACGCAAAATAATTTAAAATAAAAAAACTGACCCTATTTATAGAGCCAGTTTTTATACAACAGCTTTAGCGACATTTAATCAGAAAAGTTCAACTCATCTGCTTTTTTGCGCACAAGATGATTCTGTAAATTGATTTTTCGCTCAGAAAGAATTTTTGAGAAATCTCGCTGACTGAAAATCCTTCTTCGTAATTTTTGTATATCCGCTGATTCCGTCTTTTGTACCAGTTTTTTGAATCTTTTGATTCTCCCCAGTTTTTGCGGTTCTCGCATTTCTGCGGAATATACAAATAAGTTCCAGCCACGTATTCCTGAATTTTTTCAAGAAGTTCAGAAGGAAGAACATTTTTCGCTTTTACGTAATTCATTTTGATAACGCTTTTCAAAAAGATTTTTCTAATTGAACAAGCAGTAAAAGCCTTTGAAACTCAAACTGCGCCTTTACTGCCGGCGCGGCACAAGCTCCATTTTTGTCATGTTTTTTATAAGTCGCTCCTTAGAAAACAAATTTGTTTTCAACATAAAAACTGTAGTATAAAAAAACATAAATTTCTAGAACTAATGTCGATTTTTGATAAAACAAATAATGACAGTAAAATTCAATTTACTTTTCATGGAATTTTCCAGTCAAATCGTCCACTTCAATTCTTATCATGCTTACTTTTTTTATCATAATAGCAGGAAAAACAGACGGACCTTTGTATCCATATTTTTTTAGGATACAGATTAGTCCTTCTTTTTTTTCATCTGCATCCTCTAAAATAGATGCATTTCCTTTTCCGCAAACACTTCTATAAAAGTCTGTCCACGCGCAAGGCTCTTTATTTTCACCTATTTCAGAATAGCTTACAGCAGAAAAAGATACACGAGGACAATTTTTTATGCAGTTAAGCTTTGTGCCTTCTGTAGCTCCGTGAATAAAAATCTGAATTCTTTTTCTGTCACCATCCAGTTTGTACCCAAAATTTACGGGTACAGAATACGGCTCAGTTCCATTTATCATAGCAAGCGTCAAAAAATTTGACTCATCAAGAATTTTTATAATTTCTTCAAAGTCAGTTATTTCTCTTTCTTTTCGCCTCATTTTTTACCTACAAAATTTGCAAATTGAAATTTTTTCAAATTCATTTTATAATTTAGAAATCAATTTTACAAGGAAAACAAATGAAAAACTTATATGAACAGGGACAGATGATAGAAACAACTGTTGCCGCAATTTCAAATGACACAGTTTTTATTGATCTTGGACTGAAAAGCGAAGGTTTCGTTAACAAATCAGAATTCTGTGATGAAAACGGAAATTGTTCCATAAAAGAAGGAAACAAAATAAAAGTTTATTTTCTAGGCGGAAAAAACGAAGAACTTCACTTTACAACAAAACTTGCCGGTCAAAACGCAGGAAAATCTGTTCTCGAAAATGCATTCAAAAACGGAATTCCAGTAGAAGGCCACGTTACAAAAGAAATTAAAGGCGGATTTGAAGTAATGATTGGCACAAGCCGTGCATTCTGTCCCTATTCTCAAATGGGATACAGACAGAAAAAGGAGCCAGCCGAATATGTAGGCGAACACCTTGCTTTCAAAATCCAAGAATTCAAAAATGACGGAAAAAACATAGTTCTTTCAAACCGGGCAATTCTTGAAGAACAGGCAAATGCAGAACTTGACCAGCTTTCAAAAAAGTATACAGAAGGAATGACCGTTAATGGAAAAGTAAAATCAATCGAATCCTACGGCGCATTTATCGACTTAAACGGATTCCAAGCGCTTCTTCCAGTTTCTGAAATTTCCCACGCAAGAATAAAAAATGTTTCAGATGTTTTAAAAGTAGGACAGGAAATAACGGCAAAAATCATAAAAGCAGACTGGCAGCACGAAAAAGTTTCTCTTTCAACAAAAGAACTTGAGGCAGATCCTTGGGACAATGTAAAAAAAGACTTCCCTGCGGGAACAAAAATTGAAGGAACAATTTCCCGCGTAACTGATTTCGGAATTTTTGTAAACATAGCATCTGGAATAGACGGACTTGTACACATATCCAAGCTGAATGTTGAGCGAAATACAAACCTGAAAAAAATCTATAAGCCAGGCGAGAAATTTCCAGTCATTGTTGAAAAAGTTGATTCTGAAGAAAAAAGAATTTCGCTTGCTCCAGTTGTTTCAAATGAAGAACAGGACAATGCGGCGGAATATCTTTCATCACATAAAGACGATGATGACGGAGAAACTTACAATCCTTTTGCAGCTCTCTTGAAAAAATAAAATATAAAAAAGAGGATGACCCCAGAAGTTGAAAATGCGGCGCTTGAGCTTGTCGAAAACAACCTACTTAGTGTACTCAGTCATTTCGGCAAACTCAAGGACACCTCTTTTTTTTACCTTATCTTTTTTCCATTCAAAACAGCTTCCTTTAAAGTTCCAATTCTATATATCAGCTTAAGAGAAAAAAACGGCTCATTTTTTTCCAACAAATCCAGAAAAATTAAATCGCCTTCCCAATGCTCAAGATTCTTAAAATCTGATTTTTTTATCCATTCAAGATTTCCTTCATCGCATTCAATAAGATTCCCGGAAAAATCATCGCTTGTGTAGAGGCACATATATTCAGCAGGATCATCATCAGACAAAAATGTAACAATTCCTCTAAAAGAAAACGAATTTAAAACAAGCCCTGTTTCCTCTTTTACTTCCCGGAGCAAACAATCTTCAGGACTTTCCCCAGCTTCAAAATGTCCGCCAACGCCAATCCATTTATCGTGGTTTATATCATTTTTTTTCGTAACTCTATGAAGCATCAGATAGCAATCATCTTTTTCAATATAACACAAAGTTGTAAGCTGACTTTTCATTTTTTTCCTGCAAATTTCCGTAAATAAAAAAAGACCTCATGTAAAAACATGAAGTCTTTATGGGCTCTGAGGGGATCGAACCCCCGACATTCTGGGTGTAAACCAGACGCTCGTACCAGCTGAGCTAAGAGCCCTTATATTTTTGAATATTAGCATATATAAAAAACTCTGTCTATATAAAAAATCAAAAAGATTTCATTTATAACAATTTGTTATTATATTTTAATGATTGACAGTTTTTTTTAGCTTCGTAATACTAACATATTATGGAAGAAAATCTAATTCACGAAAAAGCCGAAAGAATCCGGGACGTAATCCGCTATATAAAAAGATTTAAAAATGCGCTCGTAGTAATTTACATAGATGACAATCTTATTGACAGTCCGCATTTTCTGAACCACATAAGAGACATTTGTTTTATTCACGAAGCTGGCTTAAAAATAATTTTAGTTCCCGGAGCAAGCAAAAAAATAAATGAAATTCTCTCAAATGCAAATATAAAATGGAAAATTCACTGCAACTGCCGAATAACAGGACCAGAAGCAATGCCTCTTATAAAAATGGCGGCATTTGATGTTTCAAATCAAATAATGACAGCTTTTGCAGGTGAAAGAAAAACCTCAGTCATAGGAAACTGGGTCAGAGCCAGAGGAAAAGGCGTTATCGACGGATTTGATTACGGCACAAGCGGCGAAATAGAAAAGCTTCAAACTGATTCAATAAAAACAGTTTTAGACAATGGATTTATTCCGATTTTTCCTTGCATAGGATGGAGCATAGCCGGAAAGCCTTACAATATTTCTTCAATTGAACTTTCACAGCAAATCGCAATCAACCTGAACGCCGACAAGCTTTTTTTTCTTGTTCCAAATGCGGAAATCAGCTCAGAAAATTTCTTAATTCCAAAAGAAATAGGTCTTTCACAGGAAGGAAATATTCCAGCTTTAAACTTAGAAGAAGTTGAATTATTTTTAAAAACAAACGAACCCTCGGTAAATTCAACTGAAAATAACGAAAATTCTACCGAACGTTTGGTAAATTTAGATAAAAATGTTTCACCTGAAACAAATAAAATGTATTTGAAAGAAAAAATTTTCACTCTTTTAAAAAAAGCGGAAAAAGCCTGCACTCAAGGAGTTGACAGAGTTCACATACTGAACGGCTCTATAGACGGAGTTGTTCCATGTGAAATATTTAGCGACTTGGGCTCTGGAACAATGGTTTACAGTAACAACTACGGAAAAATCAGAGAAATGACAAGAGAAGACATTCCAGCAGTTCTAAATGTAATGCAGCCATTTATAGAATCAGGAATTCTTCTTCCTAGAACAAAGGAAAGTCTTTCAGCTCAGTTCAACAATTTTATTGTATACGAACTTGATGGTGCAATTAGAGCTTGCGCTTCACTCATTACTTACTCAGACGGACAAACAGAAATTGCAGGCGTCGCAGTTGACAAAAACTGCTCTCATATAGGAATCGGTCCAAGAATGATAGAGTTTCTCGTGAAACAAGCAAAACAAAACAATTCAAAAGGAATATTCCTATTAACGACACAAACAGCAGATTGGTTTGAAAAACTAGGCTTTAAACTTTCCGATATATCAACTTTGCCAAAAGAAAGAAAAGAAAAATGGAATCCAAATAGAGGTTCAAAAGTATTAAGGCTTTTTTAACGTCAAAAACTTAATTCAAATTTTAAAATAAAGAATGAATACCTGTGTTTCACGTGAAACATGGGTATTTTTTTTTAATAAAATTTTTAAAACTATATTTGTTAAGAATTACTATTACACAATGATGAAAGAACTATAATTGAAAATTTACAGCAGATTCACAACTAAATTTATTATGAAAACATTACAACACCACAGCAAGCAAACTGCCCAAATATCGAGTTTTGATAAGAACAGTCACTTAAGTGTCATTCCCATACTACGACGAAAGAATCTGCTGCAAGATTTCAATAGCATATCAACCAATTTTCTTTCAAAAATACAGCAGTATTAAGTTCAATAATAAAATTAAAACTCGATACTTTTCCTAATATTAAAATATTTTTTATCAAAATTAATAGGAAAACATAATATACAAAAACAGTGAATGTGTTTCACGTGAAACATAGATGTGGAAAAACTATGGAAATTTTCAAATTTTAAAACACAATTGAATTGTAAAATTCTGTAATTCTTTGTTTTATAAGAAACTACAATAGATTTAAAATTCTTAAAAGGAAATCTACACTTGTGGAAAACTTGTTGAAAAACAATGTTTCACATGAAACATTTTAAAATATCTATATTTAAATAAAGATAATACAAAATTTAAATAAATTTATATTAAAAACAAATTTGACAAAAATTTAGTAAAATTTCATAAAAAAAGCCGCGGAAATTCAAAAGAAAATCCACGGCAATTTTTCACTTTTTAAAAGTTATTTTTTTTCATCTTCATCGTTGGCAATTCTATCCACTCCAACAACGTAATCAGGATCTGTGATTGAAACAACTTTTATTCCGCTCGCTCCCCTGCCCTGCACTGTAATATCCTTAGCTTCAACACGGACAGAAGTTCCTTGGCTTGTAATACACATAATGCTATCTGTATCACGAACACACAAAGCACCTATAATTTCACCTTTGTCTTCAACATTGCCAAATATCTTTTGACCTCCAGTTCCTCTTCCATGCGCATTGAATTCTGCGGAATCAACTCTTTTTCCTATGCCTTTTTCTGTAACTACAAGAATTTTTGAATCAGGCTCTGTATGAATCCTTATAGCAGAACAAAGCTCATCGCCTTCAGAAAGTTTTAATCCGGCAACACCGCGGCTAGATCTTCCCATTGGACGCACATCCTCTTCATTGATTCTTAATGCTTGTCCACGGCGGCTTACAAGAAGCAGCTCATCTTTTCCTGTTGAAAGAATTGCACTTACAAGAGTATCTCCTTCATCAAGACGAACAGCCTGCATTCCACGGGATTTTGCGTTTTTAAAGTCGCTTGTAGGAGTTTTCTTGACAACGCCATTTGCAGTAGCCATAAACAAATAATTATTCTCTGAAAATTCCTTTAAGCTGACAATTGTCGTAATATCTTCATTTGCGTTGACAGCAAGAAGGCTTTTTATATGGGAACCGCGGCTTGTTTTAGACGCTTCTGGAATTTCATGGACTTTTATCCAATAAGCTTTTCCTTCGGTTGTAATAAACATCAAATAATCATGTGTTGAAGCGACAAACATTTGATTTATATAATCTTCTTCAACAAGTTTTGCTGAAATAGTGCCTTTACCGCCTCTTCCCTGGCTTTTATACTGGCTTACAGAAACTCTCTTAATATAGCCAAGCTTAGAAATAAGAATGACCATATCTTCTTCTTTTATCAAGTCTTCAACATTTATGCTTTCTACTTCGCCAGCGACAATATCAGTTTTTCTGTCATCTCCATATTTTTCAGAAAGCTCGTTTGTTTCATCTTTTATAATCGCAAGAATTTTTTCATGATGAGCAAGCAAATCTTCGCAATGGGCAATAAAAGCCTTTACTTCTTCCATTTCTTTACGAAGCTCGTCAATGCGCAAATTTGTAAGACGACCAAGACGCATTTCAACAATCGCTTCAGCCTGAATTTCATCAAATCCAAAACGCTGCATAAGTCTGGCTTTGGCTTCTGTTTCATCACGGCTAGAGCGAATCATTTTTATAACTTCATCAATCGCATCAACAGCTGTAATCAACGCCTCAAGAATATGTTCACGCGCACGTGCTTTGTTCAAGTCAAAAGTTACGCGGCGAGTTATAACTTCATCACGATGATCAACAAAACATTTTATAATCTGCTTTAAATTTAAAATCTGCGGACGACCTTTAACAAGAGCAAGATTTATAACTCCAAAACTTGACTGCAACGCTGTTTTTGCAAAAAGCTGATTTATTACAACTTTTGTTATTGCGCCACGTTTTAGATGAATTACAATTCTCATTCCGCTTCTGTCGGAAGACTCGTCATTTATTGCGCTGATTCCATCAATAACTTTATCACGCGCAAGTTCTCCTATTTTTTCACAAAGAGTTCTAGTATTCACTCCGTAAGGAACTTCAGTAAATACAATTGATTCAAGTCCTGTTTTACTTACTTCAATATTGAATCTTCCGCGGACAAGAATTTTTCCACGGCCAGTTCTGTAAGCATCTGCAATTCCATGTTTTCCAAAAATAATTCCACCTGTAGGAAAATCAGGTCCTTTTATATGATTTAAAAGCTCATCGACTGTTATATTCTGATTATCAATATATGCGCTTATAGCACTTGCAACTTCACGCAGATTGTGAGGAGGCATATTTGTAGCCATTCCGACGGCAATTCCAACAGAGCCATTGCATAAGAGAAACGGAAACTTTGAAGGCAAAACTGTAGGTTCTTCCTTTGTGTCATCATAGTTAGGAATCATATCTACAGTGTCTTTGTTTATATCCTCAACCATTTCCTCGGCAATTTTTGTCATTTTTGCTTCGGTATAACGGTAAGCGGCTGGAGGATCTCCTGCTATTGTTCCGAAATTTCCGCCCGGATGAACAACAATATAACGCTGACTAAAATCCTGTCCAAGACGAACAAGAGCATCATAAACAGAAGCGTCTCCATGAGGATGATATTTTCCAAGAACATCACCAACAATCGTGGCACATTTTTTTGTTTTTCCGCCTGCAGAAAGATGATTTTCTTCCATGGAATAAATAATTCGGCGGTGAACAGGCTTTAAACCATCTCGGGAATCAGGAAGCGCACGACTTACAATAACAGACATCGAATAGTCAATAAAAGCCTGCTTTACTTCATCTTCAATCGGAATTTTTATAAGATTTGTTGTATTTTCTGTGTTTTCCATTTTTTATCCTAAACATCCAGATTTGCATAGACAGCATTTTCTTCAATAAACTTCCTGCGGGGTTCTACTTCTTCTCCCATGCAAATGCTGAAAATTCTGTCTGCCGCAACCGCATCTGGAATTGTAACTACTTTCATTCTGCGTGTTTCAGGATTCATAGTCGTATCCCAAAGCTGGTTTCCGTCCATTTCACCAAGACCTTTATAACGCTGAACATCCGCTTTTTCTCTTTTGTCTCCAAGTTTTTCTAGCTCAGCATCACGCTCTTCGTCGGAATAAACATAAATTTTCTGCTTTCCAATTTCAATTTTAAACAAAGGCGGCATGGCAAGATAAACGTAGCCTTTTTCAATAAGATCAGGCATATATCTGAAGAAAAATGTTAAAAGCAAAGTTCTAATGTGGCTTCCATCAACATCGGCATCAGCCATTATTATAATTTTGTGATAGCGGAGTTTTTCAATATTAAAATCTTTTCCGAATCCAGCTCCAAGAGAAGCAATTACAGGCTGAAGTTTTTCATTGTTAACAACTTTGTCTGCGCGAACTTTTTCAACATTGAGCATTTTTCCCCACAAAGGAAGAATCGCCTGAGTTTTAGCATCGCGGCCTTTTTTTGCAGAGCCTCCTGCAGAATCTCCCTCAACAATATAAACTTCACATTCAGCGGCATTTTTAGAAGAACAATCGCTTAATTTTCCCGGAAGTCCAAAACTGTCTATGTTGTTTTTACGGCGCGCACTATCTTTAGCTTTTCTAGCCGCAA contains the following coding sequences:
- the gyrA gene encoding DNA topoisomerase (ATP-hydrolyzing) subunit A yields the protein MENTENTTNLIKIPIEDEVKQAFIDYSMSVIVSRALPDSRDGLKPVHRRIIYSMEENHLSAGGKTKKCATIVGDVLGKYHPHGDASVYDALVRLGQDFSQRYIVVHPGGNFGTIAGDPPAAYRYTEAKMTKIAEEMVEDINKDTVDMIPNYDDTKEEPTVLPSKFPFLLCNGSVGIAVGMATNMPPHNLREVASAISAYIDNQNITVDELLNHIKGPDFPTGGIIFGKHGIADAYRTGRGKILVRGRFNIEVSKTGLESIVFTEVPYGVNTRTLCEKIGELARDKVIDGISAINDESSDRSGMRIVIHLKRGAITKVVINQLFAKTALQSSFGVINLALVKGRPQILNLKQIIKCFVDHRDEVITRRVTFDLNKARAREHILEALITAVDAIDEVIKMIRSSRDETEAKARLMQRFGFDEIQAEAIVEMRLGRLTNLRIDELRKEMEEVKAFIAHCEDLLAHHEKILAIIKDETNELSEKYGDDRKTDIVAGEVESINVEDLIKEEDMVILISKLGYIKRVSVSQYKSQGRGGKGTISAKLVEEDYINQMFVASTHDYLMFITTEGKAYWIKVHEIPEASKTSRGSHIKSLLAVNANEDITTIVSLKEFSENNYLFMATANGVVKKTPTSDFKNAKSRGMQAVRLDEGDTLVSAILSTGKDELLLVSRRGQALRINEEDVRPMGRSSRGVAGLKLSEGDELCSAIRIHTEPDSKILVVTEKGIGKRVDSAEFNAHGRGTGGQKIFGNVEDKGEIIGALCVRDTDSIMCITSQGTSVRVEAKDITVQGRGASGIKVVSITDPDYVVGVDRIANDEDEKK